The genomic window aagatatcatatttaccatttttacaataattttatatttatacgttgaacgtattttaatttttttgtatacatcatGGAGAACGTTTATTAAACAGTTTACGttatcaaaaaactaatttacgtaaattattatataataaattggatTGTAGTGCTTTCTAGAGGATCTGCTCATCAATTACCGCCATCctttaataagaaatatcttGTTGAATATCTTTGATTACAGACAAGCGCAGATCCAGTCCTCTAAAAAGGTTGTGGTCTCAGGTTGGGGTACAATTCTTTATCGCCTGCTTCAATGAGATTAACTACCGATTCTGATATGACGGTTAATGAATAGTCGGTACATCTAGACCACTTTTGTCACTGTCGCGATGTTAAGATCCCAGTTCCTGACACTAACATTAATTTTAGGCCGAAAACCGTCCTGAAACTGAAATAGGTCGAGTACTTCGGGAGTCAATCTGCCCCAAATCATTAATAACGGAATCTAGTAGACAGCTGTCTACTCTGTCTAGTGGTTAATACGGCTcggattttgatatttaatctatttataatattactattcagaattattatgtaataaataatgctTTCACACATCCAGAATTCGGCAATccttatgaaatattatagttaaattttattctttgccatgtaaacttttaacaaaataatttattctaggtgataaaaagggaaaaaaatattgtaaataattttatataaaaaatgaattttccaataataaaatttatgtttagtttaaaatataagatGTAAATACTGGTATCAGTCAATTATCAATtgcttgcaaaaaaaaaaaattcgtaacatAGTGTTCATAGATCAAAATTGACTGGAATATTCATAACCATATGATACCTTTAATATGGTACCTCCCCTCCTCTGGGCGTAAACTAGCTAAACATTTTGCTGGCTAAGTATGTGTTCATGTCAAACCACTgttgaaattatgaaatttttatacaataatttttttttttttttttttttggcgtcTAAAGAATGTGACAAAGTCAAAgtgaacttttaaatttttaaagtcttCATATATTATACCTACTTATTGGAATAATACTGATACATTCTGtagatataataatagtaaaatttgattttaattcatttcatGCTTGCACACGAATggtgtaataaaacatttttgttaccataaataatatttgtttattgtaattaaaaaaaatttcttaaaagtataatcaaaaaatgatagccaagataaaaattttatatttgattaaaaattgtgcaatagaaaaattcatttttcatctattaaaatttttattattatttaatcagtATTTTTTAGCagttatttattagtttaaaatttgtactatgagaaaactaaataaatataaattttttgaaaaaaaaagttctattttattaatttttttcagttctttCACAGTACTCTGAAAATTTGGCATCCTCCATACATATTTATCTCTTTCTTAACAGATGGTGACGTGGATTCCATGGAATAGTGCGAAGAAGTCAAGAAAACAAACTACGTGAGGTTACATGAGCGGGAAAGTGGTTAAAAGGATGCTAACATGGAATCTATCATGACTACCGGCCTTTGATTTAGACAGTGGGACAGAAAGGATGAtgacatacttgaaacttcgtgagttgGCTTCCTTTTACGGAGTGTACTAAACTTTTTTCtacggtttttttttctcgaaagcgctgcgttctcaaatgagcgcaataacgtcatatttaagctgtCGGTCTGAGAAAACGATGCAGAGAGTTTGTCAACAtcatgaccacttgataacattaataattaataaaatgttttgtccgacaaaaatactgcatcgATGAGCTTTTCTACGATCTCAAACATATCTCTAGTATTTTTGCCTTTCAATACATACGTAGTTCATTTTTTGcccaattgtttaataattgttaatgttatcaagtggtcatagtgtcccaAAAATTCTCTGCTGCGGTTTCTCAgcccgatagcttaaatatgacgttatcatgttcatttgagaacgcagatctttcgaaaaaagtcgaaGAGAAGTTTTTTAGATTTGCCAAAAGGAAGCCAAGCACTCATTTTCAAGTacgtattaatcattttacaaagcatcCTTTTTGTCTCACGgtctattaagaaaaaaataaatttattttaaaattgtttttccaataatatattaaagaaaCACTTACGAAACACATACAAAAAGTGATAACACTGATGAATTAATTAACAAGATAATTATATCGATATCGAACCGATTCGATATTCGAGGtgtgtaaaaatattcttaacgttatacttaatacattaaataaccataattttatttttaaattaatacgcAAAACGCAGCTCAGGATCATAACCTAATTTATCTAAACTTGGCATACAGGCAAAATTGATCATTGGTGGTGGGCCACACATTAATACTAACGTATCCTTTGATGGTTCATGTAAATTATCTTTGATCATTAAATCATTTACGAAACCGGTACTGTACTTCCAACCTGTAACAAATACAATTCATCTTATTCTTCACTTAATTAACTTTACTTTGATGGATTTTTAATGGCTGATGAGATATCGTTATGTTTGTCTTAACAGGTAAAATGTTCTAGGATCAGGCAGTTCGCAGGAATCATCCAAGAGGGGAGTTCAAACTATTGTTCATCatgttatcgtgttggcagacagacgaacagacaaccgaaaatggactaattaggtgattttataaacacctataccaaagttttgttcatagcatcaatatttttaagcgttacaaacttgggactaaacttagtataccttgcatattacatgtatgcatggtataaaaatacatacctTCACTTGGTGTATCCAAAGTATACCAAAGTTTAAATTGATCTGGATGCTTTTCTAATACCTCTTCCAATTCTTTTCGCactaaaatatctttttcagTCTGATTGgcaaataataaacttaattttgtaTTGTCTGTAGGATCTTTTGTGATATGTCTGATTAATTGTAACATTGGTGTAATTCCAGTGCCACCAGCAATCATAGCCAATTTATTTACTTGAACTTCTTGTGGTGGATCTTTTCGTAAtttctttattgaaaatttaccaTTGCCAAGGTATTGTAATCGTCCGGATGGACCACGTACATCGATTTTATCACCAATTTTCATGTCATTTAAATATTGTGACATTTTTCCACCATCGGGAAACCTTGGATGTGTATTTTTGTAGTATACTTTGATTACAAGATCAACGTAGCCTTTATCTTCATCAGATGAGACTGGTGTATATGCCCGTATTACGAGTTCATCGTTAATTTTGGCTGATAAGTGAATATGTTGACCAATTGGTAAACCTAAATTTAAAGTTAGacattttttagaatatttataataataatacagttaAGACACGATAACAAAATCCACTcaaacttcaaaataattttagacctgtttatatatattttttgctgaaatgctaaataaattcaattcgcATACAAGTTTTTAACCCTTTTTTCAATGTAAAGGGGTTGCAAAAGTGTGCAAAGGCTTAAACACTACGAAAAATATGCATTCGACCGTCGTCAATTGAAATTGGTtgtattgtttgaaatatttcttcgaAAATTAAATAGATCAGTCAGAAATTCATTAGGTTGttccattttaatatatcacACCCAATATTTTGCCATATATGTAGCTGAGTTAGCAacgaaaaataatactttataagTTTCTAATAATTTGGCTCATTTCAAATAATACtatcaaaaagaaatttaatttagaacaAATATAAACTTAGTAAGAAGTAGCATTATTCAGTTACTgtacaaaatttgaatacttGCCTAAGATATGTTCATTTGATGGTAAACCAAAACGAAACCGTCTGGTATCATGACTTAGTTCTTCTTTTTCTATTAATGGCAAAGCATATTTTGCTGTTGCATCTAAAAGTGTTTTCTTTACTCCTTtatctgaaattttaacagataaatttattaatattcttaatcccatttgtttataaaaatttgctacGTTGTTTACTGTTGTGAGGCAAACACTGTTGCACTAAAATGGTTATAACTTTCGttcctttatatatattaaaaaattcctaaaattaTGTCCTGTTTATTAAAAGCATAGGACTCCTGGAGTGCGTATGAAGCAAAGGGAGGTACCGTAGAACAAACTGATCGCTGTATAAGACATTTTCTGAACCGTAAaattacgataaaaaaatttatatacaaacctTTATGTGCTGATTCTTTCTTATCCTTTTTGGGGGCTGTTAAGTATATTTTTGCGAGAATAAACGTTGTTACGATTACTCCAATACCGATTACGATCGGTAacgactaaaaaaaaaaaacaacgaatgtatatgataaaattattaaattataacagTCAAACAGGAAATAACACAGGGGACAATGCCATTAGAAACACGGTTAAATAATTGTTAGTAGggattaatttaattcattacaataaatcacttaaaaaacttttataaaatattttatatttaaaatttttgaacatattAAATCGatcttcaaatgaaaaaaaaatcgtatttaaaacctttaaaagattggaaattttcaattgttgtacTTTGTAATGATTCAAATCTATCCGAAAGTatctcagtgtcacaaaaaatgcacggattacaaATAAgactatttaaaaagaaattagtcTTAActcaattaaaaagtaattagtctccttctaaaattttcgaaattgattatcaaaattcgGAAAATTTACCCTACTACTTTATATGCATCTAAAACCATTCCCCTTGCTTACAATTTAAGTCGATTGAGTGTCTCTGCCTCGAGATAAACTTAAAGCTAAGATTATTAACACGGAGAGCATTGGAGAGGTTGTGTTTTTAGCAAgtgaaaaaatcaattaacttaaaaaaaaaagaaaagattaaGTAATTATCAGTTTAATCTTATTAAGgtataaaataacttatattaatAAGAATCGGCTAAAAATTGATATctcattaaaagttaaaaattgtttattggtCAAAAGTTCTCCTATCTCATGTGATAGTAAAGTTTATACTATGAATCTTATGTATTAacattcatgaaaaatttttctaacacAGCTCTGGTACTATTTACGATATTGCCGTTAGCAACACGTTGCAAACATGAGCCAATATAATGTATTTACGTAAGCTACAATATGGGACATTCGATAATCTTTGGTgtgatattgaaaataattaataattttagtcaTATGTTCcccaaaaatatagacttatacaCTGAATCTCAGATCAACGGGAAGAGTTGAAAATCGATATCTCGCCTCCGTATCGAGAAAGTATCTTTTGGAGATGTCAGCCTCCTAGAACACCAACGCCCTCATAGTAATAATGAATTACCACTTTCCCAAACTTTAACGAATATTTCAATACAAAAGCATCTTTTGAGGGAGAAATATGATCTTAGTGATGGAAATCGGCTGctcatgaattttttaaaattataattataatacccATATaggtagataaaaaatttaattaaataaaaaattaaaaagggtaaatacaattttcaattttaattctaaatttggtcaaaatattttttttttaataaaataaaacaaacacagATTTTCTCTAAATGCACATAGGTATTGGGTACTTAAAATAGATTAAGAATGAAAAGACGATGTCAAGGctacaaatgtttttatatttattaattacgaatatacaatttagaaaatgattttttaccaAGACTAATTACAGTAGCGTAACTAGTAGTGTTCACTGTGTTCCACGGAACACTGGCCCCACGACTCTAAAGAAGTACCTTGTACTATAAAGAGATTTTTGAggcgaaaagtcgatctagctaggtttcatttttgaaaaacgtcgttttatcagggttttcaggaaaaactgaaacataaactgcaaaatatgactcttgactgacatctattggtgtatatcgtagttaacgaaataaaatactttcagcttgaaatcttttttcgtttttgagttatcgtgtccacaggacGGACATATTTTTGTGACAGTAGCAAGTACAGGAATATCCTTTTCGAAATTGAAACTGATTAAAACTAGAAGTAGTGTTTGAATTATCTGAGAAGTAATACCGAACAAGAAAGTTGGATCTCTTTACcaattatttctattgaaaacgAAAAAGAAATCTAGACGTTTCCAATCTTATCAATGTATTTGCGTATATTTAAGTTCGAAATAATATGTATTGTATGAATAAATAAGTTTCAGGTGGGTCCATTTTTCTTTGAGAAATACATCTAAGTCGAGTAGTTACGCCACTGACTGACTACATGACATTTTATAATACTATTTAAAGGGTACAATGTCATTGTAATGttacaacgataaaataatctttttgccatcattttttttatttctatgtaatgtttaattttaatgcatatgtaataataaaacaataaagatatgaaacttttccaaataaatcaatatcaatactaataaatttaaacatgcATATCACACCaccacaaaataataataaatgttaaaattaaatacatgcTTCATCTTCTCGCCAACCaacaataattcatttaaatctgTGTTAAatcatacaaattattttaattggttaATTAACTATTTACAATTTAAGAACAGGTGTTAAATGCAAATTGGAACAACTATGCatgtttaaattcaaaatgaatcatttgagattacaaaaattacatcatttcaataaatacaaGTGGTTTCTGAGATTTTATAGGTGTATTTTATCATCCGACATGAAGCCAACAGGAAAGAGATGCTAACTTAGATACACGTTCACTGTAGTTCGAAAAAATAACGACATAGTAACTCcagccaaaaataataaaagtagtcgccataaattttatgaaatcttGCAATAAATAATCCTTCTATAATACATCCATGCAATAATCACATGAAGCAGTATTGCTAACTCAAAATCTATGATTTGAAAAGTTGATATTTCCCTACCAATCCCACTTTGAAAAGTTAGTAGTATGGAAGGTAGAGATAAGGAGAATTGTCTCTGTATATATAAAGTGTCCatcgaaaagcagcaaaaaaagagGCGCTGCTGTAATAAAAGTGTTAGTTTCAAAAGAAGTGCTCAAATtaataagagtaagataaagatctaaCCAAATTGTTAGACAAGGATAGAGAAATTCACACTACATAAGCGCCATTCTGGTCAATTTTAGAACTGTTATTTTGGGCAAttgaactttgaaaaaaaattttaatttaaagtggcCTACTTCAATTGGTAAGCTGATTAGTAAcgatgttatcaaaaaaagaaaattgaatattttgaaatattaaaaaatg from Chrysoperla carnea chromosome 2, inChrCarn1.1, whole genome shotgun sequence includes these protein-coding regions:
- the LOC123293130 gene encoding NADH-cytochrome b5 reductase 2 encodes the protein MKMNNYRLNYNLTSLPIVIGIGVIVTTFILAKIYLTAPKKDKKESAHKDKGVKKTLLDATAKYALPLIEKEELSHDTRRFRFGLPSNEHILGLPIGQHIHLSAKINDELVIRAYTPVSSDEDKGYVDLVIKVYYKNTHPRFPDGGKMSQYLNDMKIGDKIDVRGPSGRLQYLGNGKFSIKKLRKDPPQEVQVNKLAMIAGGTGITPMLQLIRHITKDPTDNTKLSLLFANQTEKDILVRKELEEVLEKHPDQFKLWYTLDTPSEGWKYSTGFVNDLMIKDNLHEPSKDTLVLMCGPPPMINFACMPSLDKLGYDPELRFAY